A window from Synechococcus sp. MU1643 encodes these proteins:
- a CDS encoding aldo/keto reductase, whose product MKGIGFGTWAWGNKAVWGYDSQRDDARLRATFRQALSSGLNLIDTADSYGTGSLSGRSETLLGDFMAELPALRRSQLTVATKLAPFPWRWGRRGFDAAFEASRSRLKGQLRRVQLHWSTARYAPWQEKGLLDGLAELVLAGRVDELGLSNLGPQRLVLIHRRLLERGVSLRSVQVQCSLLAPADDQLRELIAVSSDLDVEVLAYSPLAFGVLGCAPGGEESRPATWLRGRLFRRLLPASLELRSEIQAIAIERGASMVQVALNWCRSRGTTPIPGLRTPEQARDVAAALQWSMSLEERQRLDEARLRCSERMPANPFQSR is encoded by the coding sequence TTGAAAGGCATCGGTTTCGGTACCTGGGCCTGGGGTAACAAGGCGGTTTGGGGATACGACTCCCAGCGGGACGACGCTCGACTTCGTGCCACGTTTCGACAGGCCCTCAGCTCTGGGCTCAACTTGATCGACACCGCGGATTCTTATGGAACGGGGAGCCTGAGTGGACGCAGTGAAACGCTGCTTGGCGACTTCATGGCCGAGTTGCCAGCCCTGCGCCGATCCCAGTTGACGGTGGCCACGAAGTTGGCCCCATTCCCCTGGCGATGGGGACGTCGGGGCTTTGATGCTGCCTTCGAGGCCAGTCGATCGCGGCTCAAGGGGCAGCTGCGGCGCGTGCAATTGCACTGGAGTACGGCGCGTTACGCGCCCTGGCAGGAGAAAGGCCTTCTCGATGGTTTGGCTGAGCTTGTTCTGGCTGGACGGGTGGACGAGTTGGGGCTGTCCAACCTGGGCCCTCAACGCCTGGTGTTGATCCATCGCCGTCTGTTGGAACGCGGCGTTTCCCTGCGCAGCGTTCAGGTGCAGTGTTCGCTTTTGGCGCCTGCGGATGATCAGCTGCGCGAGTTGATCGCTGTCAGCAGCGACCTTGATGTGGAGGTGTTGGCCTACAGCCCTCTGGCTTTCGGCGTGCTGGGTTGTGCGCCCGGGGGTGAGGAGAGTCGTCCTGCCACTTGGTTGAGAGGCCGTTTGTTTCGGCGCCTGCTTCCGGCCAGTCTTGAGTTGCGTAGTGAGATCCAGGCCATCGCGATCGAACGCGGGGCATCGATGGTTCAAGTTGCGTTGAACTGGTGCAGATCTCGTGGTACAACTCCGATCCCGGGGCTGCGAACTCCAGAGCAGGCCAGGGATGTTGCCGCTGCACTGCAGTGGTCGATGTCACTTGAGGAGCGTCAGCGGTTGGATGAAGCCCGGCTCCGTTGCAGTGAGCGGATGCCAGCCAATCCCTTTCAGAGTCGCTGA